A window of Hymenobacter aerilatus contains these coding sequences:
- a CDS encoding S9 family peptidase, with protein MRSSLLLFTGLLSVPAVAQQAPKKPLDHSVYDQWQSVAGQRISHNGKYVLLQVRPQQGDGTLYLKTAGNQTLRQISRGDSAMFSADSKYAVFKISPRYQDVRQARIKKKKPDQMPKDSLGVYALTTGKLAKYGDVKSFQLAEEGAVLAFLATKPLLKDTLKKAPVDTVKRITDKLLETQKGGAVLTILNLDKGQPRTFEAVTDYKVSKSGNKVAFAVAAPKGSKNLRSGLFVYDVASGNVRQLSAGKGTYKNLSFDDAGKQLAFTAEKYPTKALNKPFSLYYSDFADSARVLMAPGANGLKKGWSPSGFGKVAFSENGEKLFFGTAPDLIPQDTTLVDFEHAKLDIWHYKDDYLQPMQLKNLKRELQRSYLAVVYPKGGKFMQLADAYLQDAYMADKNNAEYVLAVTDTANRVAMQWQGSTFKRAYLISTRTGERLPINARPSQSRFQLSPSGQYAVWYDYDAKAWFAYSPATRKAVNLTAKAKVDFTDEENDSPTEPQPYGIAAWTKNDDAVLLYDRYDIWKVDPKTGTATNFTNGVGRQQKLRFRYEIPVAKQDFIEPKDELWLQVQDETTKQWGYYTKNINSTKAPQRVVVAPIAYSQLMRAKNAPVFLYTKSSVQNPTDLYVSRDLRKETQLSNINPQQKDYNWFTAELVHWTTPKGYAATGVLYKPENFDPNKKYPMVAYFYEKVSDGLYRYNAPAPTPSRLDIAMFASNGYLVFTPDISYTIGEPGASAVEFVNSGVEALKKNTWVDGAHIGIQGQSWGGYQVAYLITQTPMYAAAWAGAPVVNMTSAYGGIRWESGMSRQFQYERTQSRLGATLWENQDLYIRNSPLFFLPKVQTPVVIMANDADGAVPWYQGIEMFTDLRRLNKPVWLLQYNGEAHNLVKRENRKDISVRELQFFDHYLKGAPAPVWLERGVPAVEKGRNWGLETSTSSVR; from the coding sequence ATGCGTTCTTCTCTTCTTTTGTTTACCGGCTTGCTGTCTGTGCCGGCCGTAGCGCAGCAAGCGCCCAAAAAGCCCCTCGACCACTCGGTATATGACCAGTGGCAAAGCGTAGCGGGCCAGCGCATTAGCCACAACGGCAAGTATGTGCTGTTGCAGGTGCGGCCCCAACAGGGCGATGGCACCCTCTACCTCAAAACTGCTGGTAACCAAACGCTGCGCCAGATCAGCCGGGGCGACTCGGCCATGTTCTCAGCCGATTCCAAGTATGCGGTGTTCAAGATCAGCCCGCGCTACCAGGATGTGCGGCAGGCCCGCATCAAGAAGAAAAAGCCCGACCAAATGCCCAAAGACTCGTTGGGCGTGTACGCGCTAACGACGGGCAAACTCGCCAAATACGGTGACGTGAAATCCTTTCAGCTAGCCGAGGAGGGCGCCGTTCTGGCCTTTCTGGCGACCAAGCCCTTGCTGAAAGATACGCTCAAAAAAGCACCTGTCGATACGGTGAAGCGCATCACCGACAAGCTGCTGGAAACGCAGAAGGGCGGGGCCGTGCTCACCATTCTCAATCTCGACAAAGGGCAGCCGCGCACGTTTGAGGCTGTCACGGACTACAAGGTGAGCAAGTCGGGCAACAAGGTGGCGTTTGCGGTAGCCGCGCCCAAGGGTAGTAAAAACCTGCGCTCGGGCCTGTTTGTGTACGATGTAGCCAGCGGCAACGTGCGCCAGCTCAGTGCCGGCAAGGGCACGTACAAGAACCTGTCGTTTGATGATGCTGGCAAGCAGCTAGCTTTTACCGCCGAAAAATACCCCACGAAAGCGCTAAACAAGCCGTTTAGCCTCTACTATTCGGATTTTGCCGATAGCGCCCGCGTGCTGATGGCTCCCGGTGCCAACGGGCTGAAGAAAGGCTGGTCGCCCAGCGGCTTTGGGAAGGTAGCATTCAGTGAAAACGGCGAGAAGCTGTTCTTCGGCACCGCGCCCGACTTGATTCCGCAGGACACGACCCTGGTAGACTTTGAGCACGCCAAACTCGACATTTGGCACTACAAAGACGACTACCTGCAACCCATGCAGCTGAAAAACCTGAAACGGGAATTGCAGCGCAGCTACCTGGCGGTGGTCTACCCTAAAGGCGGCAAGTTTATGCAGCTGGCCGATGCCTACCTGCAAGACGCCTACATGGCCGATAAAAACAACGCCGAGTACGTGCTGGCCGTGACGGACACCGCCAACCGGGTAGCCATGCAGTGGCAGGGTAGCACGTTTAAGCGCGCCTACCTGATTTCGACGCGCACCGGCGAGCGGCTGCCCATCAACGCCCGCCCCAGCCAGAGCCGTTTTCAGCTCTCGCCCAGCGGGCAGTACGCCGTGTGGTACGACTACGATGCCAAGGCCTGGTTTGCCTACTCGCCCGCCACGCGCAAGGCCGTCAACCTCACGGCCAAAGCCAAGGTAGACTTTACGGATGAGGAGAACGACTCGCCTACCGAGCCCCAGCCCTACGGCATTGCCGCCTGGACCAAAAACGACGATGCCGTACTGCTCTACGACCGGTACGACATCTGGAAAGTAGACCCCAAAACCGGCACGGCCACCAACTTCACCAACGGGGTAGGGCGCCAGCAGAAGCTGCGGTTCCGCTACGAAATACCGGTAGCCAAGCAGGACTTCATCGAGCCCAAAGACGAGCTGTGGCTGCAAGTGCAGGATGAAACCACCAAGCAGTGGGGCTACTATACCAAGAACATCAACAGCACCAAGGCGCCGCAGCGCGTGGTGGTGGCGCCCATAGCCTACTCCCAACTGATGCGGGCGAAAAACGCCCCTGTGTTCCTGTACACCAAGTCGAGTGTGCAGAACCCCACCGACCTCTACGTCAGCCGCGACCTGCGTAAGGAAACCCAGCTCAGCAATATCAACCCGCAGCAGAAAGACTACAACTGGTTTACGGCCGAGCTGGTACACTGGACCACGCCCAAGGGCTACGCTGCCACCGGTGTGCTCTACAAGCCCGAGAACTTCGATCCGAATAAGAAGTACCCCATGGTGGCGTATTTCTACGAAAAGGTATCCGACGGCCTCTACCGCTACAATGCGCCCGCGCCTACCCCCTCCCGCCTCGATATTGCCATGTTTGCCAGCAACGGCTACCTGGTATTCACGCCCGATATCAGCTATACTATCGGCGAGCCAGGTGCCTCGGCAGTGGAGTTTGTGAACTCGGGGGTAGAAGCTCTGAAGAAAAACACCTGGGTAGACGGTGCCCATATTGGCATTCAGGGGCAGAGCTGGGGCGGCTACCAGGTGGCCTATCTCATCACCCAGACACCCATGTACGCCGCCGCCTGGGCCGGCGCGCCCGTCGTGAACATGACCTCGGCCTACGGTGGCATCCGGTGGGAGTCGGGCATGAGCCGGCAGTTTCAGTACGAGCGCACGCAGAGCCGCCTGGGCGCTACCCTGTGGGAAAACCAGGATTTGTACATCCGCAACTCGCCCTTGTTCTTCCTGCCTAAGGTACAGACGCCAGTAGTTATCATGGCCAACGACGCCGACGGCGCCGTACCGTGGTACCAGGGCATTGAGATGTTCACGGACTTGCGCCGCCTCAACAAGCCTGTGTGGTTGCTGCAATACAACGGCGAAGCTCATAATCTAGTGAAGCGCGAAAACCGCAAGGATATTTCCGTCCGCGAGCTACAGTTCTTCGACCACTACCTGAAAGGCGCCCCCGCCCCCGTATGGTTGGAGCGCGGCGTGCCCGCTGTGGAAAAGGGCAGGAATTGGGGACTGGAAACGTCTACCTCATCGGTGCGGTAG
- a CDS encoding secondary thiamine-phosphate synthase enzyme YjbQ, with protein sequence MLWIQKRLRLPAVRRGFHLITDLLTAELPELEQMEMGTAHFFIQHTSASLTINENADPTVRRDMEEYFNRVAPENAAYFQHTQEGPDDMPAHLKAVLLGSSVTVPVMRGELALGTWQGIYLGEHRNHGGRRWVVATLMGKKAEK encoded by the coding sequence ATGCTCTGGATTCAGAAACGACTGCGCCTGCCGGCTGTGCGCCGGGGCTTTCACCTGATAACGGACTTGCTGACGGCCGAGCTGCCCGAGCTGGAGCAGATGGAGATGGGCACGGCGCACTTCTTTATTCAGCACACATCGGCCAGCCTCACCATCAACGAAAACGCCGACCCCACCGTGCGCCGCGATATGGAGGAGTACTTCAACCGCGTAGCACCCGAAAACGCAGCTTACTTTCAGCACACCCAGGAAGGCCCCGACGATATGCCGGCTCACCTGAAAGCCGTGCTGCTGGGTAGCTCCGTTACGGTGCCCGTGATGCGGGGCGAGCTGGCTCTGGGCACCTGGCAGGGAATCTACCTAGGCGAGCACCGCAACCACGGCGGCCGCCGCTGGGTAGTGGCCACGCTGATGGGTAAAAAAGCGGAGAAATAG